From a single Micromonospora pallida genomic region:
- a CDS encoding D-sedoheptulose-7-phosphate isomerase: MSARVEGALGALYPFLDSRATDAELVLADVTRSTAEKAAEIVILRESLVPEHGRRLVECAHRLAQAFQAGGRLFTFGNGGSSTDAQDLAQLFLHPPKAARPLPAFSLTHDVAVLTALSNDVGFDAVFARQLAAFGRAGDVAVGLSTSGGSTNVLRAFDEAARRGMVSVGLAGYDGGKMAESEAVDYLFVVPSASVHRVQEAQTTIYHVLWELTQQALAGEL, translated from the coding sequence ATGAGCGCCCGGGTCGAGGGCGCCCTCGGCGCGCTCTACCCGTTCCTCGACAGCCGGGCGACCGACGCCGAACTGGTGCTCGCCGACGTCACCCGGTCCACGGCGGAGAAGGCGGCGGAGATCGTCATCCTCCGTGAGTCCCTGGTGCCCGAGCACGGGCGCCGGTTGGTCGAGTGTGCCCACCGGCTCGCCCAGGCGTTCCAGGCCGGCGGCAGGCTGTTCACCTTCGGCAACGGCGGCAGCAGCACTGACGCTCAGGACCTCGCGCAGTTGTTCCTGCACCCGCCGAAGGCCGCCCGACCGTTGCCGGCTTTCTCGCTGACCCACGACGTCGCGGTGCTCACCGCGCTCTCCAACGATGTCGGGTTCGACGCGGTCTTCGCCCGGCAGTTGGCCGCGTTCGGTCGCGCCGGCGACGTCGCGGTAGGCCTTTCCACCAGCGGCGGCTCGACCAACGTGCTGCGGGCCTTTGACGAGGCCGCTCGGCGGGGCATGGTCAGCGTCGGACTCGCCGGTTATGACGGCGGCAAGATGGCGGAATCCGAGGCCGTCGACTATCTGTTCGTGGTGCCGTCCGCATCCGTGCACCGGGTGCAGGAGGCGCAGACCACGATCTATCACGTGCTCTGGGAACTCACCCAGCAGGCACTGGCCGGCGAACTCTGA
- a CDS encoding HypC/HybG/HupF family hydrogenase formation chaperone: MTGRPLTSPSGRPATPVRLDCHDEVCITCSDVAVAVRVRELLLGDLAVVDTDAGPEEVSVALVDAVPGDVVLVHAKEAIAVVEKAR, encoded by the coding sequence GTGACCGGGCGGCCGCTCACCTCGCCGTCCGGCCGTCCGGCCACACCGGTCCGGCTCGACTGCCACGACGAGGTCTGCATCACCTGTTCGGACGTCGCGGTTGCCGTCCGGGTCCGTGAGCTGCTGCTCGGCGACCTGGCCGTGGTCGACACGGACGCCGGACCCGAGGAGGTCAGCGTCGCGCTGGTCGACGCGGTACCGGGCGATGTGGTGCTCGTGCACGCGAAGGAGGCCATCGCGGTCGTGGAGAAGGCCCGATGA
- a CDS encoding D-sedoheptulose-7-phosphate isomerase: MHPSVIPAARLAFACRVAPAEALAGDAPQVAKACYDMSGRFRSGGKLIVFGNGGPATDAQHVVVEFVHPVIVGKRALPAVSLTSDIATLTGIARTEGFDEVFAAQLRLLAAPEDIALGMSADGRCVNVRRGLEAARDLGLLTVALLGGDGGDIGRGKVADHIVVARSDDPCIVKEVHVTIYHLLWEMVHVFLEQPGPSEPAVIR, from the coding sequence ATGCACCCGTCCGTGATCCCGGCGGCCCGGCTCGCGTTCGCCTGCCGGGTGGCGCCCGCAGAGGCGCTCGCCGGTGACGCGCCGCAAGTCGCGAAGGCCTGCTACGACATGTCCGGGCGCTTCCGCAGTGGCGGCAAGCTGATCGTCTTCGGGAACGGCGGGCCGGCGACCGACGCCCAGCACGTCGTGGTCGAGTTCGTTCATCCCGTCATCGTCGGCAAGCGGGCGCTGCCGGCGGTATCGCTGACGAGCGACATCGCCACCCTCACCGGAATCGCCCGGACCGAGGGCTTCGACGAGGTGTTCGCCGCCCAGCTGCGCCTGCTCGCCGCTCCGGAGGACATCGCGCTCGGGATGTCCGCCGACGGCCGGTGTGTCAACGTACGTCGGGGCCTCGAGGCCGCCCGTGACCTTGGTCTGCTCACGGTGGCGCTCCTCGGCGGCGATGGTGGGGACATCGGTCGCGGCAAGGTCGCCGACCACATCGTCGTCGCCCGGTCCGACGATCCGTGCATCGTGAAGGAGGTGCACGTGACGATCTATCACCTGCTGTGGGAGATGGTGCATGTGTTCCTGGAGCAGCCCGGTCCGTCAGAGCCGGCGGTGATCCGGTGA
- a CDS encoding helix-turn-helix transcriptional regulator: MHVRELRGLLHPFLLLLIFERPGHGYDLIGRLEELGIPDVEPAYVYRVLRGLERDRSLISRWETTEPGPARRRYELTVKGRADLRSMVGHLAQLDQVIGACMRRSADAFARSRDGHRDPCAASHR; the protein is encoded by the coding sequence ATGCACGTGCGTGAGCTGCGGGGCCTGCTGCATCCGTTCTTGCTGCTTCTGATCTTCGAGCGGCCCGGTCACGGATACGACCTGATCGGCCGACTTGAGGAACTGGGAATACCCGATGTGGAGCCTGCCTATGTCTACCGGGTGCTCCGCGGCTTGGAGCGCGACCGCTCGCTGATCTCTAGGTGGGAGACCACTGAACCGGGGCCGGCGCGCCGTCGTTACGAGCTGACGGTTAAGGGACGTGCCGATCTCCGGTCGATGGTCGGACACCTGGCGCAACTCGATCAGGTCATCGGTGCCTGCATGCGGCGCTCGGCGGATGCCTTCGCCAGGTCGCGGGACGGGCACCGTGATCCCTGCGCCGCTTCCCACCGTTGA
- a CDS encoding DoxX family protein, with the protein MIAVLEGVLVVATILCALANAIEVTAKVIRADFVMRNCAEVGLSARWIPYLAVVEGAGVIGLVLGLLGVRPFGLAAAVGLVLFFVGAILAHVRARVFHNIAFPAVFLVLAVAAVGHFAWTTA; encoded by the coding sequence ATGATCGCCGTACTGGAGGGCGTCCTGGTCGTCGCGACCATCCTTTGCGCCCTCGCCAACGCCATCGAGGTGACCGCCAAGGTGATCAGGGCGGACTTCGTGATGCGCAACTGCGCCGAGGTCGGGCTGTCCGCGCGATGGATCCCCTACCTCGCGGTGGTGGAGGGGGCCGGCGTCATCGGTCTGGTGCTCGGCCTTCTCGGCGTACGTCCCTTCGGATTGGCCGCAGCCGTCGGCCTCGTCCTGTTCTTCGTCGGCGCGATCCTGGCTCACGTCCGCGCGCGGGTGTTCCACAACATCGCGTTTCCCGCGGTCTTTCTCGTCCTCGCCGTCGCCGCCGTGGGGCACTTCGCTTGGACGACCGCCTGA
- a CDS encoding sigma-70 family RNA polymerase sigma factor — MELVEHFEASRARLMSLAYRILGSHHDAEDAVQAAWLRARSADPAQLVNPEGWLTTVTARLCLDQLRARHRRREVPLEADDIPGKQLAADEAFVRREDVSRALLVVLDELSPPQRVAYVLHDLFAVPFDEVGPVLDTTVAAAKKLASRARIRLRDARAVDLPGSAHQMEIIDAFLAAARGGDIARLVTLLAPDVVRTADLGFLADGAAPVVRGAWAVAKETRAFVDRIAAAVPVLVEGRPGAVIAPGGHPFALIRIRVHDGLVTSIDIAPYERGTVSLPAALST; from the coding sequence GTGGAACTCGTCGAACACTTCGAGGCTTCGAGGGCCCGACTGATGTCGTTGGCCTATCGCATCCTCGGCTCGCACCACGATGCCGAAGACGCGGTGCAGGCCGCCTGGCTGCGCGCGCGGTCGGCCGACCCGGCACAACTGGTTAACCCCGAGGGCTGGCTCACCACGGTGACGGCACGCCTGTGCCTCGACCAGCTTCGCGCCCGCCATCGCCGGCGCGAGGTCCCGCTCGAGGCCGACGACATCCCCGGCAAGCAGCTCGCGGCCGACGAGGCGTTCGTCCGTCGTGAGGACGTCTCCCGTGCGCTGCTGGTTGTGCTCGACGAACTGTCTCCCCCGCAGCGGGTGGCCTACGTGCTGCATGACCTCTTCGCCGTCCCGTTCGACGAGGTCGGGCCCGTACTCGACACGACGGTGGCCGCGGCGAAGAAGCTCGCGAGTCGGGCGCGGATCCGGCTCAGGGACGCTCGTGCGGTCGACCTGCCGGGGTCCGCCCACCAGATGGAGATCATCGACGCGTTCCTCGCCGCGGCGCGTGGCGGCGACATCGCGCGGCTCGTCACGCTCCTGGCGCCTGACGTCGTCCGCACGGCCGACCTCGGATTCCTCGCGGACGGCGCCGCGCCTGTCGTCCGGGGCGCCTGGGCGGTCGCGAAGGAGACCAGGGCGTTCGTGGACCGCATCGCCGCCGCCGTCCCGGTCCTCGTCGAGGGACGCCCGGGAGCGGTGATCGCCCCTGGTGGGCACCCGTTCGCATTGATCCGAATCCGAGTCCACGACGGTCTCGTCACGAGCATCGACATCGCGCCCTACGAGCGCGGCACCGTGTCCCTCCCCGCTGCCTTGAGTACGTGA
- a CDS encoding TetR/AcrR family transcriptional regulator, whose protein sequence is MGTRDLWLGEGVVVLADEGPAGVRIDRLAARLGLTKGSFHHHFTGVADYHAALLTHIEHGQVALLDGLSGELAAVDPVDALRALPSRLDELFDAELDRALRAWAIGNDGARGVVERVDSARLTFLETLWNRAVPDPARARAAALLPHLLLIGANAIRPPLDAASRRAVFDLLPDLIPHV, encoded by the coding sequence ATGGGAACGCGTGATCTGTGGCTCGGCGAGGGTGTTGTGGTACTGGCCGACGAGGGACCGGCGGGTGTGCGGATCGACCGTCTGGCTGCCCGCCTCGGCCTGACGAAGGGGTCGTTCCATCACCACTTCACGGGGGTCGCCGACTACCACGCGGCGTTGCTGACTCATATCGAGCATGGACAGGTCGCCCTGCTCGACGGGCTGTCGGGCGAGCTCGCGGCCGTCGATCCGGTCGACGCCCTGCGGGCCCTTCCCTCGCGGCTCGACGAGCTGTTCGACGCCGAGCTGGATCGGGCCCTGCGGGCGTGGGCGATCGGGAACGACGGTGCGCGTGGCGTAGTCGAGCGCGTCGACAGCGCGCGCCTCACTTTTCTCGAGACCCTCTGGAACCGCGCTGTGCCCGACCCGGCCCGGGCGCGCGCCGCCGCCCTGCTGCCGCACCTTCTCCTGATCGGAGCGAACGCCATCCGCCCACCGCTCGACGCTGCCAGTCGACGTGCGGTGTTCGACCTCCTGCCAGACCTGATTCCTCATGTCTGA
- a CDS encoding FAD-dependent oxidoreductase, with protein MPAVDVLIVGAGPTGLTLAVDLARRGVRAMLLEAASPMPGMARLHPRPVW; from the coding sequence ATGCCCGCTGTCGATGTGTTGATCGTCGGGGCCGGCCCGACCGGGCTCACCCTCGCGGTCGATCTGGCCCGCCGTGGAGTTCGCGCGATGCTGCTCGAGGCCGCGTCACCGATGCCCGGCATGGCGAGGCTCCACCCACGCCCCGTGTGGTGA
- a CDS encoding DoxX family protein produces MVQPWWPLALLAVIQLCDAVLCAKPVAFIRQCLIDVRFPERFWKLLPPLKAAAAAGLIVGIWVPPLAMLVCAALVCYFVVAISAHVRARDFGRNLFLNATAMLVTCSATLAFTVQAA; encoded by the coding sequence ATGGTGCAACCCTGGTGGCCGCTGGCCTTGTTGGCAGTGATCCAGCTCTGCGATGCGGTGTTATGCGCGAAGCCGGTCGCCTTCATCCGGCAGTGTTTGATCGACGTCCGGTTCCCCGAACGATTCTGGAAGCTTCTCCCTCCGCTCAAGGCTGCCGCAGCGGCTGGGCTTATCGTCGGAATCTGGGTTCCGCCGTTGGCGATGCTCGTATGCGCGGCGCTGGTGTGCTACTTCGTGGTGGCGATCTCGGCGCACGTCCGCGCCCGCGATTTCGGCCGCAACCTGTTCCTGAACGCGACGGCGATGTTGGTCACCTGCTCGGCGACGCTGGCCTTCACCGTCCAGGCTGCGTGA
- a CDS encoding excinuclease ABC subunit UvrA produces the protein MTAFVRDVASTGRETIDVVGARTNNLRDVSVSIPKGQLVAFTGVSGSGKTSLAIDTLHNEAQLRYLEGLSPFVRQYITQRNRPKVDRILGLGATLTVDQRRLNRNPRSTVATITGIDGHLGLLYSRLPAIGTDSAAAVGGGRLTTAYFDRNTPEGGCVKCHGVGGHWQAQEDLVITHPELPLFEGASPWYAKWRSGEHAFVPALAEKRGVDLGRSWQSLPEDFRCCVLYGTGEEKIEATVDMSNKNETVQLTYTSSQPLRGALAEVERVFVNAQTASARQRYLPYMRKQPCGTCGGSGYDQVARSVRLGGLTYPDLLEVDVLEVRNWAGRVADDLSARQREVGEPLLHDLGRRLGILDRLGLAHLQLSRNAASLSAGESQRTRLAAQLSTELSGIIFVLDEPGTGLHPADKAHLLDIALDLREAGNTVLLVEHDPELIARADWVIDMGPGAGRLGGEVLVSGPPADVAAHPKSLTGRYLAGKGLRLHRTRRPVGDDTGWVRLHGLRAHNVTADLVRFPANRLTCLTGVSGSGKSSLLGALGSGVEAALNGTATDTVREVTGVEGFSWVAVVDQEPLGRTPRSNPATYSKAFDIVRKLFAETDIARRRGLNASWFSFNAAGGGRCENCAGYGRKLVDMHFLPDVWVVCDACEGRRYKPEALDIRYNGLVIDQVLDLTVAEAVQRFSEPRQLAETLGALDQVGLGYLQLGQSATELSGGEAQRLKLASAIQRGAASRKIGLVILDEPVSGLHPSDIQRVVDALDVLLDSGNTVVVAEHDIPVAASADWVVDLGPGAGPHGGAVVAEGIPDDVAAADTPTAGFFRRYAAGLPLLAVRNDARC, from the coding sequence TTGACTGCATTCGTACGGGATGTCGCGAGTACGGGACGCGAGACGATTGACGTTGTGGGGGCTCGTACCAACAATTTGCGGGACGTGTCCGTGAGTATCCCGAAGGGACAGCTTGTCGCCTTCACCGGAGTGAGTGGCAGCGGCAAGACCTCGCTGGCCATCGACACCCTGCACAACGAAGCTCAGTTGCGCTATCTGGAGGGGCTCTCGCCGTTCGTACGGCAGTACATCACCCAGCGGAATCGGCCGAAGGTCGATCGCATCCTCGGACTCGGCGCGACGCTCACGGTCGACCAGCGTCGACTGAACCGCAACCCCCGCTCCACGGTCGCGACGATCACCGGCATCGACGGGCACCTGGGGCTGCTGTACTCGCGTCTTCCGGCGATCGGCACAGATTCGGCGGCGGCGGTCGGGGGCGGGCGTCTGACGACCGCTTATTTTGACCGTAATACGCCGGAAGGGGGATGTGTGAAGTGCCACGGGGTGGGCGGACACTGGCAGGCGCAGGAGGACCTGGTCATCACCCACCCGGAGCTTCCACTCTTCGAGGGGGCCTCGCCGTGGTACGCGAAGTGGCGGTCGGGGGAGCACGCGTTCGTACCGGCGCTTGCCGAGAAGCGGGGCGTGGACCTCGGTCGATCCTGGCAGTCGCTGCCTGAGGACTTCCGCTGCTGCGTGCTGTACGGCACGGGTGAGGAAAAGATCGAGGCGACCGTCGACATGTCGAACAAGAATGAGACCGTCCAGTTGACGTACACGTCGAGCCAGCCGCTGCGGGGCGCGCTTGCCGAGGTGGAGCGGGTGTTCGTGAACGCCCAGACGGCCAGCGCCAGGCAACGCTACCTGCCGTACATGCGTAAGCAACCCTGCGGCACCTGCGGGGGCAGCGGGTACGACCAGGTGGCCCGGTCCGTGCGGCTCGGCGGCCTGACGTACCCCGACCTGCTCGAGGTGGACGTACTGGAAGTGCGCAACTGGGCGGGACGCGTGGCGGACGACCTGAGCGCCCGGCAGCGCGAAGTGGGTGAGCCGTTGCTGCACGACCTGGGCCGCAGGCTGGGAATCCTCGACCGGCTCGGCCTGGCCCATCTCCAACTGTCCCGGAACGCGGCGTCGCTGTCCGCGGGCGAGTCGCAGCGGACCCGGCTCGCCGCGCAGCTCAGCACCGAGCTGAGCGGCATTATCTTCGTCCTCGACGAGCCCGGGACCGGGCTGCATCCGGCGGACAAGGCGCACCTGCTCGACATCGCCCTGGACCTGCGTGAGGCTGGCAACACGGTGCTCCTAGTCGAGCACGACCCGGAGCTGATTGCCCGAGCCGACTGGGTGATCGACATGGGGCCCGGTGCGGGCCGTCTCGGCGGTGAGGTCCTCGTGTCGGGACCTCCCGCCGACGTGGCCGCCCACCCGAAGTCGTTGACGGGGCGTTATCTGGCCGGTAAGGGGCTGCGGCTGCACCGGACCCGCCGCCCGGTCGGGGATGACACCGGCTGGGTAAGGCTGCACGGCCTGCGTGCGCACAACGTGACTGCGGATCTGGTGCGTTTCCCGGCCAATCGGCTCACCTGCCTGACCGGGGTGAGCGGCAGCGGCAAGAGCAGCTTGCTCGGTGCGCTCGGGTCGGGTGTGGAGGCCGCTCTGAACGGGACGGCGACGGACACGGTGCGGGAGGTCACCGGCGTCGAGGGGTTCAGTTGGGTCGCCGTCGTCGATCAGGAACCGCTCGGGCGAACGCCGCGGTCCAACCCGGCCACGTACAGCAAGGCGTTCGACATCGTCCGCAAGCTGTTCGCCGAGACCGACATCGCGCGCAGGCGCGGACTCAACGCCTCCTGGTTCAGCTTCAACGCTGCGGGCGGCGGCCGCTGCGAGAACTGCGCCGGCTATGGCCGCAAACTGGTCGACATGCACTTTCTGCCGGATGTGTGGGTGGTATGCGACGCGTGCGAGGGCCGCCGCTATAAACCGGAGGCCCTGGACATCAGGTACAACGGGTTGGTCATCGACCAGGTTCTGGACCTGACCGTCGCCGAGGCCGTGCAGCGCTTCTCCGAGCCCCGGCAGCTCGCCGAAACCCTGGGGGCACTGGACCAAGTCGGGCTCGGCTATCTCCAACTCGGACAGAGCGCCACCGAGTTGTCCGGCGGTGAGGCGCAGCGCCTGAAGCTGGCATCCGCGATCCAGCGCGGTGCTGCGAGTCGCAAAATCGGTCTCGTCATTCTCGACGAGCCGGTCTCGGGCCTGCACCCGTCTGACATCCAGCGTGTGGTGGACGCACTCGATGTGTTGCTCGACTCGGGCAACACCGTCGTCGTGGCCGAACATGACATTCCCGTCGCCGCGTCGGCGGACTGGGTGGTCGACCTCGGGCCAGGAGCCGGGCCGCACGGGGGCGCGGTGGTCGCGGAGGGCATCCCGGACGACGTCGCGGCGGCGGACACTCCGACCGCAGGCTTCTTCCGGCGGTACGCAGCGGGCCTGCCGCTTCTGGCGGTGCGGAACGACGCGCGCTGCTGA
- a CDS encoding pyridoxamine 5'-phosphate oxidase family protein: MRETPEELKELQVLLDDSLSRSAAHLRSIINTECTLTAQQLTQVLTGMCTLALSTVTAKGAPRISGVDGHFLHGKWHFGTARGAIKARHLAARSAVSAAHMRGEDLGVFTHGKVETLNPRDSDPAADWPELLAYLKDFYGDDLFDWENDVVYYRLHPHWMTVFAPDTAKLIADSET, encoded by the coding sequence GTGCGCGAAACTCCAGAAGAGCTCAAAGAGCTTCAGGTCCTCCTTGACGACTCCCTCTCCCGCTCCGCCGCGCACCTCCGCTCGATCATCAACACCGAGTGCACCCTGACCGCGCAGCAGCTCACCCAGGTCCTCACCGGCATGTGCACTCTCGCCCTGTCCACCGTGACGGCGAAAGGCGCGCCACGGATCAGCGGTGTGGATGGGCACTTCCTGCACGGAAAGTGGCACTTCGGCACGGCGCGCGGCGCAATCAAGGCCCGCCACCTCGCGGCGCGGTCCGCCGTCAGCGCCGCGCACATGCGCGGTGAGGACCTGGGCGTGTTCACGCATGGCAAAGTGGAAACTCTCAACCCTCGCGACAGCGATCCGGCCGCGGACTGGCCGGAACTGTTGGCGTACCTCAAGGACTTCTACGGCGATGACCTCTTCGACTGGGAGAACGACGTCGTCTACTACCGGCTGCATCCGCACTGGATGACCGTCTTCGCCCCCGACACCGCGAAGCTCATCGCGGATTCCGAGACCTGA
- a CDS encoding MMPL family transporter: MITSAGLVLAGTFAALGSLLDTMIVRSVLVTALTLDVGRWMWWPSELSKHHEPLPVTGGSDPEPALAGAGG, translated from the coding sequence GTGATCACCTCGGCGGGTCTGGTGCTGGCCGGTACCTTCGCGGCGTTGGGATCGCTGCTGGACACGATGATCGTTCGTTCGGTGCTGGTCACCGCGCTGACTCTGGACGTGGGCCGATGGATGTGGTGGCCCAGCGAGCTGTCCAAGCACCACGAGCCCCTGCCGGTGACGGGCGGATCCGACCCCGAACCCGCCCTCGCGGGCGCGGGCGGGTGA
- a CDS encoding DUF2336 domain-containing protein produces MGKQQDVGGPNRQSGSGAASDGATGGSVDARLAFAQDPLTSQMALIDLASDPSAVVRKAVATRTDAPAQALRPLTRDHDRQVREAVARNPSTSVANLLRLVKDADRWVRWAVAGNPACDESIRRVMAEAPDKELRGLLAERRELEPELAARLLDDVSPEVRERLATHTHDPDVITALMADRTARVRKGLARNPRTTTAQRSALAQDPVVDVRAALVLAVDLDEADLRRLLDDRSVQVRMAMAKSEVVPPHIRQALGRDPDEMVAGAARDFRPGSGNGPVVRAPRVGYQASGTGRGRPGGARG; encoded by the coding sequence ATGGGGAAACAGCAGGATGTCGGCGGGCCCAACCGTCAAAGTGGGTCAGGTGCCGCCTCGGACGGTGCGACGGGTGGCAGCGTCGATGCGCGGCTCGCCTTCGCGCAGGATCCTCTAACGTCCCAGATGGCCCTCATCGACCTGGCGTCCGACCCGTCGGCCGTGGTTCGTAAGGCGGTCGCGACCCGCACCGACGCGCCCGCGCAGGCACTGCGACCGCTGACCCGGGACCATGATCGTCAGGTCCGGGAGGCTGTGGCGAGAAACCCCTCGACCTCGGTCGCCAATCTCCTGCGACTCGTCAAAGACGCCGACCGGTGGGTCCGCTGGGCGGTCGCCGGCAACCCGGCCTGCGACGAGTCGATTCGCCGGGTAATGGCGGAGGCCCCCGACAAGGAGCTACGCGGTCTCCTCGCGGAAAGGCGCGAACTGGAGCCCGAGTTGGCCGCGCGGCTGCTTGACGACGTCTCACCAGAGGTACGGGAACGACTCGCCACCCATACCCACGATCCCGACGTGATCACCGCCCTGATGGCCGATCGCACCGCACGTGTACGCAAGGGGCTCGCCCGCAACCCGCGGACCACCACCGCCCAGCGCAGCGCACTTGCCCAAGATCCCGTGGTGGACGTCCGCGCCGCACTGGTGCTCGCGGTCGACCTGGACGAGGCGGATCTGCGACGCCTGCTTGACGACCGCTCGGTGCAGGTTCGGATGGCGATGGCGAAGTCGGAGGTGGTCCCGCCGCACATCCGGCAGGCGCTCGGTCGCGATCCCGACGAGATGGTTGCCGGCGCGGCGCGAGACTTCCGCCCCGGATCGGGCAACGGTCCGGTGGTACGGGCTCCGCGCGTCGGTTACCAGGCATCCGGGACTGGCCGAGGTCGACCGGGCGGCGCCCGGGGCTGA
- a CDS encoding DUF2399 domain-containing protein: MPLAGSGAAAAITAAAAETGEPVWLTARSLRRAWEPGPGLHTVRVCENPVVVETAAAQIGPHALPLICVYGRPGVHSSTGLDRHRLLAQFAGHSRRKPMRPA, translated from the coding sequence CTGCCTCTGGCCGGCTCCGGTGCCGCAGCGGCAATCACCGCCGCAGCCGCCGAGACCGGTGAGCCAGTCTGGCTGACCGCCCGGTCGCTGCGCCGCGCGTGGGAACCCGGACCCGGCCTTCACACCGTCAGGGTGTGCGAGAACCCGGTCGTGGTCGAAACTGCGGCGGCACAGATAGGCCCCCACGCTCTGCCGCTGATCTGCGTGTATGGGCGCCCAGGTGTTCATTCATCAACAGGACTAGATCGACACCGTCTATTAGCTCAATTCGCTGGTCATTCGCGGCGAAAGCCAATGCGGCCCGCGTGA
- a CDS encoding response regulator: MSVQVLVVDDQPLIRHSLRLIIDSAPDLVVAGEADTGEAAVARAGQLRPDVVLMDIRMPGGDGIDATRRITADPALTSTRIVVLSMFELDEYVHAALRAGASGFLLKDAEPGQLIDAIRRTHSGESLFAPSILTRLVKHYLDQSAPRTARTQSVLTDRETEVLTLVGRGLSNQEIAQALSISMGTVKTHIGSLLSKLHARDRAQLVIAAYERGLVSTPQLR, translated from the coding sequence ATGAGCGTGCAAGTGCTCGTCGTTGACGACCAACCCCTCATCCGCCACAGCCTCCGGCTCATCATCGACAGCGCACCTGACCTCGTTGTCGCCGGCGAGGCGGACACCGGCGAGGCGGCCGTCGCCCGCGCCGGGCAACTACGCCCCGACGTCGTGCTCATGGACATCCGCATGCCTGGCGGTGACGGCATCGACGCCACCCGCCGTATCACCGCCGACCCTGCCTTGACCAGCACCCGCATCGTCGTGCTCAGCATGTTCGAGCTGGATGAATACGTCCACGCCGCACTCCGAGCCGGAGCCAGCGGCTTCCTCCTCAAAGACGCCGAACCCGGCCAGCTCATCGACGCGATACGGCGCACCCATAGTGGCGAGTCGCTGTTCGCCCCGAGCATCCTCACCCGTCTCGTAAAGCACTACCTCGACCAGTCCGCACCGAGAACAGCGCGGACTCAGAGTGTGCTCACCGATCGAGAGACGGAAGTGCTCACCCTCGTCGGCCGTGGCCTGTCCAACCAGGAGATCGCCCAAGCCCTCAGCATCTCGATGGGAACCGTGAAGACCCACATCGGCAGCCTCCTGTCCAAGCTGCACGCCCGCGACCGCGCACAGCTCGTCATCGCCGCCTACGAACGAGGGCTCGTCTCCACACCCCAACTACGATGA
- a CDS encoding sensor histidine kinase, producing the protein MESTDRPVLRSRVWLITALLLATLVLALSTIGVVQPAETLAVLLAAASCAVSVLAWALLRTRRQRRIYEDELTAWAAERAAYAERLRIARDLHDLASHGLGLITVRATAARTLTGPAGDAERVAALTDIERAGRQATTELRRLLTVLRTPGDDAPLRPAETLDDLPHILHSARTSGVTVTLDIGDTGEVSAGVQLTVCAIVREALANTARHAGPTSAHIAVHRDSDAIIATVADDGPTPGWVPHPGAGAGLAGLRERVGALGGSLHAERAGHGYRVTARLPETADRAERR; encoded by the coding sequence GTGGAATCCACTGATCGGCCCGTGCTGCGCTCACGCGTGTGGCTGATCACCGCCCTCCTGCTCGCGACCCTTGTCCTCGCGCTGTCGACCATCGGCGTTGTCCAGCCGGCCGAAACCCTTGCCGTCCTGCTCGCCGCCGCCAGCTGCGCTGTTTCGGTGCTGGCGTGGGCGCTGCTTCGCACCCGCCGGCAGCGGCGCATCTACGAAGACGAACTGACCGCCTGGGCAGCCGAACGGGCCGCGTACGCCGAGCGGCTGCGCATCGCCCGCGACCTGCACGACCTCGCCTCCCACGGGCTTGGACTCATCACCGTCCGTGCCACCGCCGCACGCACCCTCACCGGGCCAGCCGGTGACGCGGAACGCGTCGCCGCGCTGACCGACATCGAACGCGCTGGCCGCCAGGCCACCACCGAGTTGCGGCGCCTGCTCACGGTGTTGCGCACCCCCGGCGACGACGCGCCCCTGCGACCCGCCGAGACCCTGGACGACCTTCCCCACATCCTGCACTCCGCCCGCACCAGCGGAGTCACCGTGACCCTCGACATCGGCGATACCGGCGAGGTGTCCGCAGGCGTGCAGCTCACCGTATGCGCGATCGTGCGCGAGGCCCTCGCCAACACCGCCCGACACGCCGGACCCACCAGCGCCCACATTGCGGTCCACCGCGACAGTGACGCGATCATCGCCACGGTCGCCGACGACGGGCCCACCCCCGGCTGGGTGCCCCACCCCGGCGCCGGAGCGGGCCTGGCAGGCCTACGCGAGCGCGTCGGCGCGTTGGGCGGTAGCTTGCATGCCGAACGCGCCGGCCACGGCTACCGAGTCACCGCACGCCTGCCTGAGACCGCTGACCGGGCGGAGCGCCGATGA